In Halogranum gelatinilyticum, the DNA window GGGTGCCTACCCCATCGCGCTCGCCGACTCGCTGTACTTCGGTGACTTCGACCGCGAACACTCGCGGTATCTCTTCGAGGGCGTCGTCGAGGGTATCAGCCACTACGGCAACTGTATCGGTGTCCCCACCGTGGCAGGCAGCGTCGACTTCCACGAGGGTTACGTCGGCAACCCGCTCGTCAACGTCGCCTGTGTCGGCCTGACGACGCCGGACCGCCTCGTCACCGCAGAGGCACAGGAGGCTGGCAACAAGCTCGTCCTCGTCGGCAACGCGACGGGCCGTGACGGCCTTGGTGGTGCCTCCTTCGCCAGCGAGGACCTCGCCGAGGACGCCGAGACCGAGGACCGCCCGGCCGTCCAGGTCGGCGACCCCTACACGGAGAAACTGCTCATCGAGGCCAACGAGGACCTCATCGACGAGGGCCTGATCCTCTCCGCCCGTGACCTCGGCGCGGCCGGTCTCGGCGGAGCCTCCAGTGAACTCGTCGCCAAGGGCGGCTTCGGGGCCGACATCGACCTCGAACGTGTCCACCAGCGCGAGCCGAATATGTCCGCCCTCGAAATTCTGCTCGCCGAGTCCCAAGAGCGGATGTGCTACGAGGTCGCTCCCGACGACGTCGACCGCGTGGCCGAAGTCGCCGAAAAGTACGACCTCGGCTGCTCGGTCATCGGCGAGGTCGCCGAGGGCAACTACGTCTGTACCTTCGACGGCGAGGTCGTCGTCGACGTGCCGCCGGAGTTCCTCGCCGAGGGCGCGCCGATGAACGACCTCGACGCCGAGACCCTCGAACCGCAGGAGCGTGCCCTCCCCGACGCCGAGTTGGCCGAGGCGTTCGAGGCCGTCGTCGGCAGTCCGACCACGGCGTCCAAGCGCTGGGTCTACCGGCAGTACGACCACGAGGTCGGCGTCCGGACGAGCGTGGGTCCGGGTGACGACGCGGCCATCGTCGCCCTCCGCGAGGCGGGGACGGGTCTCGCCCTGTCGTCGGGTGCCAACCCCAACTGGACGAGCGCGAACCCCTACGAGGGTGCCCGCGCCGTCGCCCTGGAGAACGCGACCAACATCGCCGCGAAGGGCGCGACGCCGCTCACCGCCGTCAACTGCCTCAACGGCGGCAACCCCGAGAAGCCCGAGGTCTACGGCGGCTTCAAGGGCATCGTCGACGGGCTGGCGGATATGTGCCGGACGCTCTCGACGCCCGTCGTCGGCGGCAACGTCTCGCTCTACAACGACTCCGTCTCCGGCCCCATCCCGCCGACGCCGACGCTGGCGATGGTCGGCACGAAGGCGGGCTACGAGGCCCCACCCGCTACGTTCGCGGGCGAGGGGACGCTGCTCCTCGTCGGCGAGGCGGGCGGCGCGCTCGGCGGCTCGGAGTATCTCGCGAAAACGGGCGGGACGGACCGCTTCCCCGGTCTGCCCGCGAACCCGGCGGCCGTCGTCGAAGCGCTCGCCGACGTCGCCAACGACGAGTCGACCCTCGCCACGCACGACGTGAGCCACGGCGGTCTCGCAGTCTCGCTCGCAGAGATGGTCACCGCCGACTCCGGTGCCGAGGTCGAACTCGCCGACGAGATCGCGCTGTTCGACGAGACGCCCGGCCGC includes these proteins:
- the purL gene encoding phosphoribosylformylglycinamidine synthase subunit PurL, whose protein sequence is MSLPDTDYDLIHDELGREPTPAEDVLFENLWSEHCAYRSSRPLLSAFDSEGEQVVIGPGDDAAVVAVPLHDGDDETYITFGIESHNHPSYVDPFDGAATGVGGIVRDTLSMGAYPIALADSLYFGDFDREHSRYLFEGVVEGISHYGNCIGVPTVAGSVDFHEGYVGNPLVNVACVGLTTPDRLVTAEAQEAGNKLVLVGNATGRDGLGGASFASEDLAEDAETEDRPAVQVGDPYTEKLLIEANEDLIDEGLILSARDLGAAGLGGASSELVAKGGFGADIDLERVHQREPNMSALEILLAESQERMCYEVAPDDVDRVAEVAEKYDLGCSVIGEVAEGNYVCTFDGEVVVDVPPEFLAEGAPMNDLDAETLEPQERALPDAELAEAFEAVVGSPTTASKRWVYRQYDHEVGVRTSVGPGDDAAIVALREAGTGLALSSGANPNWTSANPYEGARAVALENATNIAAKGATPLTAVNCLNGGNPEKPEVYGGFKGIVDGLADMCRTLSTPVVGGNVSLYNDSVSGPIPPTPTLAMVGTKAGYEAPPATFAGEGTLLLVGEAGGALGGSEYLAKTGGTDRFPGLPANPAAVVEALADVANDESTLATHDVSHGGLAVSLAEMVTADSGAEVELADEIALFDETPGRAVVETTDPDAVYEAFDGVAPVTELGSATSDGELTLTVGGEELGYDAAAIADLRDVIERELE